The following proteins come from a genomic window of Theileria equi strain WA chromosome 2 map unlocalized gcontig_1105316255037, whole genome shotgun sequence:
- a CDS encoding conserved hypothetical protein (encoded by transcript BEWA_042690A), with protein sequence MYRTSPCLKYISSVFSLVSADGSINEADEVICKIRDLIYSSSLNKTVTLVHPSTVGLPGPVIDTVSNTSFLVKGVRLSTLCDLRFLSTWIIPKRLIVYNVTGRHPVNTNFFIDVSSVLHLKLDSEAYKTLGLSNCTETHKNNDDTIVLKIDLKELSGFSGPTKRYKKIQKSLSHVSPATVIISTERLDEINKDDIMAALKNIGDDVTVEVLVATTKHIKIPQKIKHQSLGNLNFYSLLSDSWKVVGDTDTGHSGFKRRKISYSEKDLHPSKPNLEKFVEHKNSIEKIYNTLEKNKDGRGSLIGDLIHELDQKNLHEKSNQDGSLNHPISQLVKFIDMVNLWTKNDPLENLETETKDSLNFYKIDNGIISSEYIFCLFKNAWFAIESLFITI encoded by the exons ATGTACCGCACTTCCCCTTGTCTCAAGTACATTTCGTCTGTATTTTCCCTAGTATCTGCTGATGGTTCCATAAATGAGGCCGATGAGGTCATTTGTAAGATCAGGGACCTTATTTATTCGTCTTCTCTGAATAAAACC GTAACCTTGGTACATCCCTCAACTGTTGGACTTCCAGGTCCCGTTATTGACACTGTTTCG AATACGAGCTTTCTGGTGAAAGGTGTTCGGCTTTCTACTCTCTGTGATCTTCGTTTCTTATCGACCTGGATAATACCCAAAAGATTGATTGTATACAATGTAACTGGAAGGCACCCAGTAAATACTAATTTCTTCATCGATGTTTCCTCAGTATTACACCTAAAG TTGGATTCTGAAGCATATAAAACACTTGGCCTCTCCAATTGCACCGAAACTCACAAAAACAACG ATGACACAATAGTCCTGAAAATTGACTTGAAGGAGTTGTCTGGATTTAGTGGACCTACGAAACGGTACaaaaaaatccaaaaaagTTTATCGCACGTGTCACCAGCTACCGTGATTATATCCACAGAAAGGCTTGATGAAATcaataaagatgatattATGGCTGCGCTGAAAAATATAGGCGATGACGTAACTGTAGAAGTACTTGTAGCAACTACAAAACATATAAAG ATACCCCAAAAGATCAAGCATCAAAGCCTAGGAAACTTGAATTTCTATTCTTTGTTATCAGACAGCTGGAAAGTTGTAGGAGATACTGATACAGGCCATTCTGGTTTCAAACGCAGAAAAATCTCCTACTCTGAAAAGGATCTCCATCCTTCAAAACCTAATCTAGAAAAGTTTGTTGAACACAAAAATTCAATAGAGAAGATTTATAATACTCTTgaaaaaaataaagatggaagagGCTCGCTCATTGGAGATCTTATTCATGAGTTGGATCAAAAAAATCTACATGAAAAATCCAATCAGGATGGTTCCTTGAACCATCCAATTTCTCAGTTGGTAAAATTCATCGATATGGTAAACTTATGGACAAAG aaCGATCCCTTGGAAAATCTCGAAACTGAAACAAAAGATTCACTAAACTTTTACAAGATTGATAATGGAATCATATCATCGGAGTACATATTTTGCCTATTTAAGAATGCATGGTTTGCCATTGAATCATTATTCATTACAATTTAG
- a CDS encoding hypothetical protein (encoded by transcript BEWA_042680A) produces the protein MTTEGAQAGVDEHGSVHTVEDCTSQLSKVSITEGEGIANSSGVECNGSVSGKQVKLPANLEDVSGLDPEIVERAFLLFIDRSNASAKHAIYETRNTLADKIICNIFKKLHDIYAKEDERHDFADLLDKQRYFPLMNLEANIPASVPESIVTKLREIANDTAYRHNLVERLLVLDALTLFNIQELRTSCETFRQPIIGELWPVSLKLTLEPKSEEPELPKQDATAKPASFHGQLDGTYVNFKPVNADELSEEEEEEEVSPFSDDFKVEKSPDIVSNISKAVGYKSISKMFSSGSKKLFKQINKLKVKNEEEGWVREPHKNLETVYRMENDIITIKLRGKLPYDLLKILTIINETEFSSAWVPFVKDASDLHAYTKTSKLIYQKCDYPIMGHKETVLYGLSTNILEEANCVVIACRNPPNTQGEFEKFGRILKKGGIPDTGKVISRDGDDYKFLDHVMEKFSAKTYQRGQEICFVLFPAGEHTILEFYLNIILEAKIPMSFVKFIVKKVASGMYKKIAQQGKRFDDGQFTECIRKRREFYSWMEKIYEDYKAVHEKDNKEKFKHMSTYDPNQEL, from the exons ATGACGACTGAGGGCGCTCAAGCGGGAGTTGATGAACATGGTTCCGTTCATACAGTAGAGGATTGTACATCTCAACTATCAAAAGTCAGTATTACAGAGGGAGAGGGCATTGCCAATTCTTCTG GGGTCGAATGCAATGGTTCTGTTTCTGGTAAGCAGGTGAAGTTACCTGCGAATTTGGAAGATGTTAGTGGTTTGGACCCAGAGATTGTTGAGCGTGCATTCCTTCTATTCATAGATAGAAGCAATGCTTCCGCAAAGCATGCAATCTATGAGACTAGGAACACCTTGGCTGACAAAATTATTTGCAATATATTCAAGAAGTTACACGATATATATgccaaggaagatgagaGGCATGATTTTGCAGACTTGTTAGATAAACAACGCTATTTCCCGTTGATGAACTTGGAAGCCAACATTCCTGCTTCAGTCCCAGAGAGCATTGTAACAAAATTAAGAGAAATAGCAAATGATACTGCATACAGACATAATTTAGTGGAGAGACTACTTGTTTTAGATGCATTGACTCTGTTCAATATACAGGAGCTAAGGACCTCATGTGAAACATTCCGTCAACCTATAATAGGAGAATTATGGCCAGTGTCACTGAAATTGACTTTGGAGCCAAAAAGCGAGGAGCCAGAACTGCCTAAACAGGATGCAACTGCAAAACCCGCTAGTTTTCATGGTCAATTGGATGGAACATATGTTAACTTCAAACCAGTAAATGCCGATGAACTGagtgaggaagaggaagaagaggaggTTTCACCATTTTCAGATGATTTTAAAGTTGAAAAATCCCCAGATATTGTTAGCAACATTTCCAAAGCTGTAGGATATAAGTCAATTTCAAAGATGTTTAGTTCTGGAAGCAAAAAGTTGTTCAAgcaaataaacaaactgaAAGTGAaaaatgaagaggaaggaTGGGTTAGAGAACCACATAAGAATTTGGAGACTGTCTATCGTATGGAGAATGATATTATTACGATAAAACTAAGAGGAAAGCTTCCATATGATCTCTTGAAAATCTTGACTATTATTAATGAAACAGAGTTTTCATCTGCATGGGTACCATTTGTAAAAGATGCATCAGATTTACATGCTTATACAAAGACCAGTAAACTCATTTACCAAAAGTGTGACTATCCCATTATGGGCCACAAAGAAACGGTGTTGTATGGATTATCTACAAATATACTTGAAGAGGCAAATTGTGTTGTAATAGCATGTCGTAACCCACCAAATACTCAGGGTGAGTTTGAAAAGTTCGGCAGAATATTGAAGAAGGGAGGAATACCTGATACCGGCAAAGTTATAAGTCGTGACGGTGACGATTATAAGTTCTTGGATCATGTCATGGAAAAATTCTCAGCCAAAACTTATCAAAGGGGACAAGAGATATGTTTTGTTCTATTTCCAGCGGGAGAACATACTATTCTGGAGTTTTACCTGAATATTATTTTGGAAGCCAAGATTCCCATGAGTTTCGTGAAATTCATTGTTAAGAAAGTAGCGTCAGGAATGTACAAAAAAATCGCACAACAAGGCAAACGATTTGATGATGGACAATTTACTGAGTGTATTAGGAAGAGACGGGAATTTTATAGCTGGATGGAGAAGATTTACGAAGATTACAAGGCAGTACACGAGAAAGATAATAAAGAAAAATTCAAACATATGAGTACATATGATCCCAATCAGGAGTTGTAA
- a CDS encoding hypothetical protein (encoded by transcript BEWA_042710A) produces MVEGEKKEGIITTIVRKPSDKPEYGCVDSAVSLVHNPGIPDCHTQAAKEIVLSSLMNDSTASGILSAKHVNRVHKLYNTGVNSIQPSAHEGSNAQTVRNESVEDYRMIRRGLSDNVAAMKSRGKVKFIRQTSKPAGKPVKISQPTEYGHVYLNIYDLESVNKVVNVVAGTFGAGAYHAGVEIYGYEYNYGYTSLGGTGVMQSFPRFHPSHVYRKTIDLGKTRFSPREVNEIVERLKLQWPGNKYDLLKRNCLNFANAFCVELEVGEIPSWVMGLQNKINWTCDSFNSGAAKIKEFDRTVGISRAFGTLQRKLTGQSVTK; encoded by the exons ATGGTGGAGGGAGAGAAGAAAGAGGGTATTATCACTACTATAGTGAGAAAACCATCCGATAAACCCGAATATGGGTGCGTGGATTCTGCTGTATCCCTGGTACACAACCCAGGGATCCCAGATTGTCATACTCAAGCCGCAAAAGAGATTGTTTTAAGTTCACTAATGAATGACTCGACTGCGTCCGGTATTCTGTCCGCAAAGCATGTCAATAGAGTTCACAAACTCTACAACACTGGCGTGAACTCTATCCAACCCAGTGCCCACGAAGGAAGCAACGCACAGACTGTGCGTAACGAAAGCGTTGAGGATTACAGAATGATTAGAAGAGGTTTAAGTGATAATGTTGCTGCTATGAAGAGCAGGGGTAAGGTAAAGTTTATTAGGCAAACGAGCAAGCCTGCTGGCAAACCTGTAAAGATATCGCAGCCAACAGAATATGGCCACGTTTATCTGAACATTTATGACCTTGAGTCAGTAAACAAGGTCGTAAATGTCGTGGCTGGGACGTTTGGCGCCGGTGCCTATCATGCTGGTGTTGAGATTTATGGATATGAGTACAATTACGGATACACATCGCTTGGAGGGACAGGTGTTATGCAGTCATTCCCACGTTTTCATCCATCGCACGTGTATCGCAAAACTATTGACCTTGGGAAGACTAGATTTTCCCCTCGTGAGGTAAATGAAATTGTAGAGCGCCTGAAGTTACAGTGGCCCGGTAATAAGTATGATCTTTTGAAGAG GAATTGCctaaattttgcaaatgcCTTTTGTGTTGAATTGGAGGTAGGGGAAATACCTTCTTGGGTTATGGGCCTACAGAATAAGATCAATTGGACCTGTGATAGCTTTAATAGTGGTGCTGCCAAGATTAAG GAATTCGACCGCACAGTAGGTATCAGCAGGGCGTTCGGCACTTTGCAGCGCAAGTTGACAGGCCAAAGTGTTACCAAATGA
- a CDS encoding glutamyl-tRNA synthetase, putative (encoded by transcript BEWA_042670A): MTEGSGDKLTVHYPVQSPPLGAIVVFCISKYLEKESNLLVDFLLDNKLSNNQFLLNNTPCNEVELLTSLCQKLPHCEKLLDADKSELTFWLDNFTTEKKALSEKKQVHPLGEEYLGRMNTHLTYRTYIIGYRLSLADILHYSLVRRFSDLDAHKSKFPHLARWYKFVSNSPGISIILIYMTILGISTGLGSLEGIINKQVFRKPFTKQEQQDNSYKGVLKDAIEGHVVTRFPPEPSGYLHIGHAKAALLNYYFARKYNGKLLVRFDDTNPCKEKDEYVESILEDLGKLEIEYDELSYTSDYFDTFQEYAIQLIKDGHAYCDDTDVETMRKQRGEGIESPARNNSVETNLLLFQEMMKGSEVGVKNCLRAKMDMSSKNKSLRDPVFYRCIVDVPHHRQGTKYKIYPTYEFACPIIDSLQGVTHSLRTNEYSDRIPLYKWVLEKCNMRHVEIYEFSRMNFVKTTLSKRRLRWFVDNGIVTGWDDPRMPTVKGILRRGLTVKALLDFVLEQGPSKSVNLMEWDKLWAKNKQIIDPIVPRYAAVGTDYVVLKLTNFSGNDTSKRALHPKNAELGECDIWFTDSVLIEKADAELIENNEEITLMRWGNAFVNTETWEAALNPSGNFKSTKKKLHWLPNLPGQLVPCTLTEYGYLITVDKIDAQLLTDDDSIRAFLEPQTEWVTECLGEANLRHLKEGDMLQLERRGYYILDKVSDDGKMTFVQIPDGKVKKTQGKSS, translated from the exons ATGACGGAAGGTAGTGGTGATAAATTGACTGTCCATTATCCTGTACAAAGTCCTCCTCTTGGCGCTATTGTAGTATTTTGCATCTCAAAGTATCTAGAGAAGGAGAGTAATCTCCTAGTGGATTTTCTGCTTGATAATAAACTATCTAACAACCAATTTTTACTGAATAATACGCCTTGCAACGAAGTCGAACTGCTAACATCGTTATGCCAAAAGCTCCCTCACTGTGAAAAGCTTTTGGATGCCGACAAATCCGAATTGACATTTTGGTTAGATAATTTTACAACTGAAAAGAAAGCGTTATCGGAAAAAAAGCAGGTGCATCCTTTGGGCGAAGAATATCtaggaagaatgaatacTCATCTGACATACAGAACATACATCATTGGTTATCGCCTATCACTTGCTGACATTTTACACTACAGTCTTGTAAGAAG ATTTTCTGACTTGGATGCTCACAAATCAAAGTTTCCACACCTTGCGAGGTGGTATAAATTCGTCTCAAATTCTCCTGGTATATCCATCATCTTGATTTATATGACAATATTAGGTATATCCACAGGACTAGGGTCTTTAGAGGGGATAATCAACAAACAAGTCTTTAGGAAACCATTCACAAAACAAGAACAGCAAGACAATTCATACAAGG GTGTTTTAAAGGATGCTATAGAGGGTCATGTTGTCACGAGGTTTCCACCAGAACCATCAGGATATTTGCATATTGGTCATGCCAAGGCAGCTTTGCTGAATTATTATTTTGCCCGGAAATACAATGGCAAATTACTCGTACGATTTGATGATACTAATCCATGTAAGGAGAAGGATGAGTACGTAGAATCCATCCTGGAAGATCTGGGCAAGCTTGAAATTGAATATGATGAGTTGAGCTACACATCCGACTACTTTGACACATTTCAAGAATATGCCATACAGCTCATTAAGGATGGCCATGCATATTGCGATGACACTGATGTGGAAACTATGCGTAAGCAAAGAGGTGAAGGAATAGAATCACCGGCCCGCAACAATAGTGTTGAGACTAACTTGCTATTGTTTCAAGAAATGATGAAAGGTAGTGAAGTCGGTGTTAAAAACTGTTTGAGGGCTAAAATGGACATGAGCAGCAAAAATAAATCATTGAGAGACCCAGTATTTTATCGTTGTATCGTTGACGTTCCACATCATAGACAGGGAACAAAGTACAAGATCTATCCAACATATGAATTCGCATGCCCAATTATAGATTCTCTACAGGGAGTTACACATTCATTGCGTACAAATGAATATTCTGACAGAATTCCACTTTATAAATGGGTTTTGGAAAAGTGCAATATGAGGCATGTGGAAATATATGAATTTAGCAGAAtgaattttgtaaaaactACTTTGTCTAAGCGTCGATTGCGATGGTTTGTTGATAATGGTATTGTAACAGGATGGGATGATCCACGCATGCCCACTGTAAAAGGTATATTGAGGAGAGGCCTAACAGTCAAGGCTCTCCTGGATTTTGTATTGGAGCAGGGTCCATCTAAATCCGTGAACTTGATGGAATGGGATAAATTGTGGGCAAAAAACAAGCAGATCATAGATCCTATAGTTCCAAGGTATGCTGCTGTTGGCACTGATTATGTCGTTCTTAAATTAACAAActtttctggaaatgatacTTCTAAAAGGGCACTTCATCCAAAGAATGCAGAATTGGGAGAATGTGATATTTGGTTTACAGATTCAGTTTTGATTGAAAAAGCTGATGCAGAACTAATTGAGAATAATGAAGAAATAACTCTCATGAGATGGGGAAATGCCTTTGTCAATACTGAGACATGGGAGGCTGCTTTGAATCCATCTGGAAACTTTAAATCAACCAAGAAAAAACTGCACTGGCTACCAAACTTGCCTGGGCAG CTTGTACCATGTACACTGACGGAATACGGTTATTTAATAACTGTGGATAAAATAGACGCTCAGCTTCTGACAGATGACGACAGTATACGGGCATTCCTAGAACCACAAACCGAATGGGTTACCGAGTGTTTGGGAGAAGCTAACTTGAGACACTTGAAAGAAG GTGATATGCTCCAACTAGAAAGGCGTGGGTATTACATATTGGATAAGGTTTCagatgatggaaagatGACCTTTGTTCAGATTCCG GACGGAAAAGTGAAAAAGACCCAAGGAAAGAGTTCTTAA
- a CDS encoding conserved hypothetical protein (encoded by transcript BEWA_042750A), whose amino-acid sequence MINVGIDKYEGLKERLRKFNEKKKKKRVTDARLNFTQYTAHVIPLSTQRFILSPFNRSVLFSQIGCGTFNKLFSINNTTPLNILRGSYERFGLLKLWKGTTPHLASGTIFPGIYILSRWVSDLKYIPYNDKRRVVYVKRYLSLFSVYTFSHLFSYPFDVAYTRLATNYSGSVKIKSHLRSVWNTKGMQGFYSGFSLCLMSTATYLLITFPLNEKFQYKLIESVNDEISKHPLLKQNVKSIQPKELKPVELFPFNLIFGSVSAFIARTITYPLDTIRVLYQYDSWKNNSKSIYSVLMKCTSGGWLRLYSGFSMKCVLLVPECLLYGTFYSIVIKSLS is encoded by the exons ATGATTAATGTAGGAATAGATAAATATGAGGGATTAAAGGAGAGACTAAGAAAATTtaatgaaaagaagaaaaaaaaGAGAGTAACAGATGCAAGACTAAATTTTACGCAATATACAGCCCATGTAATCCCATTGTCTACACAGAGATTTATTCTCTCTCCTTTCAACAGATCAGTTTTGTTTTCTCAAATCGGATGTGGTACATTCAATAAGCTTTTTTCTATCAACAATACAACACCCCTCAATATACTAAGAG GATCATATGAACGGTTTGGGTTGCTAAAGTTATGGAAAGGTACAACTCCTCATTTAGCTTCCGGAACGATATTCCCTGGAATTTATATCCTATCTAGATGGGTATCAGACTTGAAATATATTCCTTATAATGATAAGAGGAGGGTGGTATATGTAAAGAGATATTTGTCTCTTTTTTCTGTTTACACGTTCTCCCATTTGTTCAGTTACCCTTTTGATGTAGCCTATACTAGACTTGCTACAAACTATTCAGGTTCTGTTAAAATCAAGTCACATTTAAGATCCGTTTGGAATACCAAAG GTATGCAGGGTTTTTATAGCGGATTTTCACTATGTTTAATGTCCACGGCTACATATTTGCTTATTACATTCCCACTTAATGAGAAATTCCAGTATAAGCTTATTGAAAGTGTAAACGATGAGATATCCAAGCACCCGCTACTTAAACAAAATGTGAAATCTATACAACCAAAAG AACTCAAGCCAGTGGAACTGTTCCCTTTTAATTTAATTTTTGGTTCAGTTTCAGCATTCATCGCACGAACAATTACGTATCCACTAGATACGATAAG AGTCCTATACCAATATGATTCTTGGAAAAACAATTCAAAGTCAATTTATAGTGTTTTAATG AAATGTACTTCTGGTGGTTGGCTGAGGCTATATTCCGGCTTTAGCATGAAGTGTGTTCTTCTCGTTCCAGAATGTCTTCTTTATGGAACATTttattccatagtgatcaAGTCGTTGTCTTGA
- a CDS encoding conserved hypothetical protein (encoded by transcript BEWA_042720A), with amino-acid sequence MRGNLGRSGMDRGGVDRGYASRPQYGRRDVADNRGGRGYQNSPGRYAGNREYEGYGGSREYRDNYGGRDYRNSPGRYANNREYRDNYGGRDYRDYGGNREYRDGYYDNGPDRRYPVRDRAAPYDRSRVPQNRDYNRRYDSYQESRGGADLGRYDSDYKGYGRPGPSAPSGAGPIRRPYNTLERSRTKIFIGNLTGEVSQEELTTKFSTFGHINKVDFRRKFAFVDYARPRDAEIAIKEMNGKTYWGSRLKVQPHIEQPKKNTMTREPNPACQATVLNLDQTVSWQDLKDFARQAGDVVYASIVTKGQRRFGLIEFADEATVINACKELSGKKIANNKLEIVHMPVSEYVKSVDDGSKFDLDTFEAEEGGEDLGNGSTKDREVYQKDNLDSVDYD; translated from the exons ATGAGAGGAAATCTGGGCAGATCCGGTATGGACCGTGGAGGTGTAGATAGAGGTTATGCTTCCCGTCCACAGTATGGTAGAAGGGATGTCGCCGATAATAGGGGTGGTCGTGGCTACCAAAATTCCCCCGGAAGGTACGCTGGTAACCGTGAGTACGAGGGATATGGAGGTTCCAGGGAATACCGCGATAATTACGGAGGGAGAGATTACCGAAATTCCCCAGGTAGATATGCTAACAATAGGGAATACCGTGATAATTACGGGGGGAGAGATTATCGCGATTATGGTGGGAACAGGGAGTACCGTGATGGGTATTATGATAATGGACCTGATCGCCGGTACCCCGTTAGGGATAGAGCTGCTCCGTATGATCGCAGCAGAGTTCCTCAAAATCGCGACTACAACCGTAGGTATGATAGCTACCAGGAATCTAGGGGGGGTGCTGATCTAGGACGCTATGATTCTGACTATAAGGGATATGGTCGACCTGGACCAAGTGCTCCTTCTGGTGCTGGTCCTATACGCAGACCTTATAATACTCTAGAACGTTCCCGCaccaaaatttttattgGAAACCTTACTGGCGAAGTGAGTCAGGAGGAGCTCACAACCAAATTTTCCACGTTTGGTCACATCAACAAGGTTGATTTCCGCCGCAAGTTTGCATTTGTAGACTATGCACGTCCTAGAGATGCTGaaatcgctataaaggagatgaaTGGGAAAACATACTGGGGATCCAGGCTTAAGGTACAACCACACATTGAACAACCAAAGAAGAACACTATGACCAGGGAACCAAACCCTGCTTGTCAAGCTACAGTTCTTAATCTAGATCAAACTGTGAGTTGGCAGGATTTGAAAGATTTCGCGAGACAGGCCGGTGATGTCGTATACGCCAGCATTGTCACAAAGGGCCAAAGGAGGTTTGGATTGATTGAATTTGCAGATGAGGCTACTGTCATTAATGCATGCAAAGAACTTTCTGGCAAAAAGATTGCAAATAATAAGTTGGAGATTGTCCACATGCCTGTCTCTGAATATGTAAAGTCCGTAGACGATGGTTCAAA GTTTGATCTAGATACTTTTGAGGCAGAAGAAGGTGGTGAGGACTTGGGAAATGGATCTACTAAG GATCGTGAGGTGTATCAAAAGGATAATTTGGACTCTGTGGATTACGACTAA
- a CDS encoding conserved hypothetical protein (encoded by transcript BEWA_042730A), with protein MLDELPCLWNRLFGESTKYSSGYNRKLLNRAIEIERLNLQINKDLQHNSFEPEHYSFKRILGLILDSNDPELVENALDALLRLREELIVRYSPTSSNINIQGTFKDVSDEYGFEQMLENSIKMIIVDHFNRKIKDTHQEFIAQPDEVSNVAIINEFIGVISELKSLVKNIKSAIANIEKTNRRAEEVERRQNVVEECLKFLEDYDSDE; from the exons ATGTTGGATGAACTTCCGTGTCTATGGAATAGACTATTTGGCGAATCAACCAAATATTCCTCCGGATATAATCGGAAGTTACTAAACAGAGCTATTGAAATCGAACGCttaaatctacaaataAATAAAGACCTGCAACATAATAGTTTTGAACCCGAACATTATAGTTTTAAACGAATTTTAGGACTAATATTAGATAGCAATGATCCTGAACTTGTAGAAAATGCACTGGACGCGTTACTGAGGTTGCGCGAAGAACTCATCGTTCGTTATTCTCCTACGTCAAGTAATATAAACATACAGGGAACTTTTAAGGATGTATCTGATGAGTATGGCTTCGAGCAGATGCTGGAAAACTCCATTAAAATGATAATAGTTGATCACTTTAACAGGAAGATTAAGGACACACATCAGGAATTTATCGCACAACCTGACGAAGTTTCAAATGTTGCAATCATAAATGAATTCATCGGGGTAATTTCGGAATTAAAGAGCTTGGtaaaaaatatcaaatctGCGATCGCAAATATAGAGAAGACCAACAGAAGAGCAGAAGAG GTGGAAAGGAGGCAAAATGtagtggaagaatgtttGAAATTTCTGGAAGATTACGATTCTGATGAGTGA
- a CDS encoding uncharacterized protein (encoded by transcript BEWA_042740A), with translation MEDDDSSRRLFFITHTVCAIFALTAGITLGIYFVKPSIDVKYENNDENINTWNIQLDGDGKVVTGGQFSAKLGFYNNSIFPIRFQPSEVSLHYFPIGTNPSCLFLHSADSHFTQTSGSANISQVLQSINQETKDGFLSLDNFEVTIKSSKWNYTNPTYFDLKWNIGLQVPDDKLGMIYQIYMDCKHFQKVIFSIHLKKNISKYWILKKDLPNSFEIMLPMECVIDDRIYDVFRDVTVVKEDVILKSLSHNPDLFSNSQVYVM, from the exons atggaagatgACGACTCCTCAAGGCGATTGTTTTTCATTACGCACACAGTGTGTGCTATTTTCGCTTTGACAGCAG GTATTACGCTAGggatatattttgtaaagcCCTCGATTGATGTtaaatatgaaaataacgatgaaaatatcaacACCTGGAATATACAACTGGATGGCGATGGAAAAGTTGTAACGGGGGGTCAATTTAGCGCTAAATTAGGCTTTTATAACAACTCTATATTTCCCATTCGATTTCAGCCAAGCGAAGTCAGTCTTCATTATTTCCCAATAGGAACCAATCCATCGTGTCTCTTTTTGCATTCAG CTGATTCTCACTTTACACAAACCAGTGGGAGTGCCAATATCTCTCAAGTCCTCCAAAGTATAAATCAAGAGACCAAAGATGGGTTCCTTAGTTTGGACAATTTTGAA GTAACTATAAAATCTAGCAAATGGAATTACACAAATCCTACGTATTTCGATTTAAAGTGGAACATTGGATTACAAGTTCCGGACGATAAGTTAGGAATGATCTACCAAATATATATGGACTGCAAACACTTTCAAAAGGTTATCTTTTCTATACATCTTAAGAAGAATATTTCAAAGTAttggattttaaaaaaGGATTTGCCAAACTCGTTCGAGATCATGCTTCCCATGGAATGTGTTATCGATGACAGAATATATGACGTTTTTAGAGATGTTACTGtagtaaaggaagatgttatTTTAAAATCCCTATCGCATAATCCAGatttattttcaaattctcAAGTATATGTTATGTGA
- a CDS encoding ema family member protein (encoded by transcript BEWA_042700A): MIAKSVLGAIALIYLATSGVVSAEKKKKKSEKKGSESKAGKASVNVNKDVIEHVTVTPNEDGTVVLFTAHEGYSIEKVFEGSTFITKFNLEAYSPKSVTKHMKNGKIYVTAAVENALHLAYKKDGDKYEEMPIIDFYEEVLLKGREVATVDLEKLEGPLFTVTTFGSGKKHTFSSEKKRVGKLVADDDTLIKGEEEFVTELCVFVGGEKSVARVVYLYKGDSRIKEVFFQKTEEGWTRVEVDTAAEILHSIDSTFSADYKTIYDGFSAYSVFFAVLAIAFSTVF; this comes from the coding sequence ATGATTGCAAAGTCTGTCTTAGGAGCTATCGCTCTCATATATTTGGCAACCTCTGGCGTTGTTTCCGCcgaaaagaagaagaagaagagtGAGAAGAAAGGATCTGAGTCCAAAGCTGGAAAGGCCTCTGTAAATGTCAACAAGGATGTTATAGAGCACGTCACTGTCACCCCAAACGAAGATGGAACCGTAGTTCTCTTCACTGCTCATGAAGGTTATTCGATTGAAAAGGTGTTCGAGGGTTCTACCTTTATTACCAAGTTCAATTTGGAAGCTTACTCCCCTAAGTCTGTGACAAAGCATATGAAGAATGGTAAGATCTATGTAACCGCTGCCGTAGAAAACGCTCTACATCTTGCTTACAAGAAGGATGGTGACAAATATGAAGAAATGCCAATTATTGACTTCTATGAGGAGGTTTTATTAAAGGGACGCGAGGTTGCCACCGTTGACCTTGAGAAACTCGAGGGACCTCTTTTCACCGTTACAACTTTTGGATCTGGTAAGAAGCACACATTCTCTTCAGAAAAGAAGCGTGTCGGCAAACTTGTTGCTGACGATGATACCCTCATTAagggtgaagaagagtttgtGACGGAATTGTGCGTCTTTGTTGGCGGTGAAAAGAGCGTAGCTAGAGTTGTTTATCTCTACAAGGGCGATAGTAGAATCAAGGAGgtattcttccaaaagacTGAGGAGGGCTGGACCAGAGTTGAGGTTGATACCGCCGCCGAAATTTTGCATAGCATAGATTCTACATTCTCTGCTGATTATAAAACTATCTACGACGGATTCTCCGCATACAGCGTATTCTTTGCTGTTTTGGCTATTGCGTTCTCTACCGTCTTCTAA